In a single window of the Vitis vinifera cultivar Pinot Noir 40024 chromosome 6, ASM3070453v1 genome:
- the LOC100265513 gene encoding lignin-forming anionic peroxidase — protein MSSSQLLAAALFLAAVLGGSNAQLSATFYDTSCPNISSIVQGIIEQAQNSDVRINAKLIRLHFHDCFVDGCDGSILLDNADGIASEKDASPNINSVDGFSVVDDIKTALENVCPGVVSCADILAIASQISVSLAGGPTWQVLFGRRDSTTAYQAGANSDIPTPLETLEQITQKFTNKGLDSTDLVALSGAHTFGRAQCRTFSHRLYDFNNSSSPDPTIDATYLQTLQGTCPQDGDGTVVANLDPSTPNGFDNDYFTNLQNNRGLLQTDQELFSTTGADTIAIVNQFASSQSEFFDAFAQSMINMGNISPLTGSNGEIRADCKRVNA, from the exons ATGTCTTCATCTCAGTTGCTAGCAGCAGCTCTCTTCTTAGCAGCTGTTCTTGGAGGTTCTAATGCTCAGCTCAGCGCGACGTTCTACGATACCTCGTGCCCAAATATATCTAGTATTGTGCAGGGTATCATTGAGCAGGCTCAGAACAGCGATGTTCGAATTAATGCCAAGCTGATTCGCCTCCATTTCCATGATTGTTTTGTCGAT GGATGCGATGGATCGATTTTGCTGGACAATGCAGATGGTATAGCGAGCGAGAAAGACGCGAGCCCTAATATAAACTCAGTAGACGGATTCTCAGTAGTCGACGACATCAAAACCGCACTGGAGAATGTCTGCCCAGGCGTCGTCTCCTGCGCTGATATTCTGGCCATTGCATCCCAAATTTCGGTTTCCTTg GCAGGAGGTCCAACATGGCAGGTCTTATTCGGTAGAAGGGATAGTACGACAGCTTACCAAGCTGGGGCTAATAGCGATATCCCAACCCCACTTGAAACCCTTGAACAAATCACACAGAAGTTTACCAATAAGGGACTTGACTCCACTGATTTAGTCGCATTATCCG GTGCACATACATTTGGGCGCGCCCAATGCAGAACTTTCAGCCATCGCCTTTACGACTTTAACAACTCAAGCAGTCCTGATCCGACCATCGACGCAACATACCTGCAGACCCTTCAAGGAACGTGCCCTCAAGACGGAGATGGAACCGTTGTGGCGAATCTCGACCCCTCGACTCCAAATGGCTTTGACAATGACTACTTTACAAACCTTCAAAACAACCGAGGGCTTCTGCAGACTGATCAAGAGCTGTTTTCAACTACTGGGGCTGACACCATTGCCATTGTAAACCAGTTTGCCAGCAGCCAGAGTGAGTTCTTTGATGCCTTTGCTCAGTCCATGATAAATATGGGGAATATAAGCCCTTTGACGGGGAGCAATGGGGAGATTAGAGCTGATTGCAAAAGGGTCAATGCATGA